The sequence CTCCGCCCTCGGCCAGCTCGTCGTCGGCGACGGCAACGCGAAGGTCGCCTTCCTGGTCTTCAACGACTCGTACGGCACCGGTCTCCGCGACTCGACCCAGAAGGCCATCGAGGCTGCGGGCGGATCCGTCGTCTACGGCGGCACCGGCAAGAGCCAGGAGTTCCCTCCCGGTCAGAAGACCTTCTCGTCCGAGGTGACCGCGGCCCTCGCCGCCAAGCCCGACGCGATCGTCATCCTGGCGTTCGACGAGACCAAGCAGATCGTGCCCGAGCTCGTCTCGCAGGGCTGGGACCTCTCGAAGACCTACATGTCGGACGGCAACACGGCCGACTACTCGAAGGACTTCCCCGCGAAGACGCTGACCGGCGGAAAGGGCACCATCCCCGGCGCCCAGCCGACCAGCGCCCTCAAGACCCGCCTGAACGCGTGGTACCAGAAGAACAACGGCAAGGCGCTGGCCGACTACTCGTACGCCGCCGAGTCGTACGACGCGATCACCCTGACGGCGCTGGCCGCCGAGAAGGGCAAGGGCACCGACGCCGGCACGATCCAGGCCAACATGGCTGCGGTCTCCGGAGCCGACGGCGGCACCAAGTGCGACACCTTCGCCGCCTGCAAGAAGCTCCTCGACGCCGGTACCGACATCCAGTACCAGGGTCCCTCGGGCATCGGGCCGTTCAACAAGAACAACGACCCGTCGAGCGCCTACATCGGCATCTACAAGTACGACGAGAAGAACGTCCCCGTGTACCAGAGCAGCATCCAGGGCGACGTCAAGTAGCACCACTCACACAGTCAGACCCGACGCCGGAAGCCCGGCAGGAGCGATCCTGCCGGGCTTCTCGGTGTCTCGGGGAGGGCCGCCGCGGCCGTCTGATGAGTGTCCGCACTTCGTCTCGCGTCTGTCCGCACTCCGTCTCGCGTCTGTCCGCACTCCGTCTCGCGTCTGTCCGCTTTTCTGGGGACAGTCGTTCCCCGCTTCGAGGCCTCACTCATGCCACGATTAGCGTTGATGTCAACGCCTCCCGACGCGCACCACGCCGGCCGACGCCGCGGCCTGGACGCCCTGCTGGCGCTCGGGCGCCCCCTCCTGCTGATCTCGTTCGCCCTCTACCAGCTCGAGGTCCGCCGCAACCTCTACCCGCGCGACAGGCAGCCCGACGGCTTCGACGGCGTCGACCCGGTCAGGCTCCTGTTCGTCGGCGACATCGCCGTCTCGGGCCACGGCGTCCTCAGCCACGGCCTGACGCTCGTCACCCGCACAGCGGAGCGCGTCGCCGTCGAGACGGGTCGAGGCGCGACCTGGACGGTCGTCTCCGAGACGGACCTGACCCTCGCGAAGCTCCTGGCCCGCCCCGAGATCGGCGCGTCGGGCGCTGAGGTCGCGTTCGTCGCGCTCGGCATCCCCGACGTGCTCCTGGCGACCAGACCCGAGCACTGGGCGCGCGACCTCGAGACCCTCGTGCGCAGGATCCAGAGGGAGTCCGGTCTCCGCGCCTGTCGCGTGGTCGTCTCGGGCATCCCGCCGCTCACCGACTTCCGGCCGATCCGGCCCGCCGTGCGCCGCGTCATCGCGAGCCAGGTCGACCGCCTGAACGCCGCCAGCGCCGAGGTGGTCGAGGCGCTGCCGGGCGCGGTCTACGCGGGATTCCCGACCTGGCGGATCGGCGACATGTACATCAAGCAGGCCTTCTCGTGGCGCACGATGCACGATGCCTGGGCGGAGAGCCTGGCGGCGGCGCTGAGGCCGTAGCGGGCGTCCTGCGGGTCTGCGGCGCGGTAGGACGGCTGCGGCGCCACAGGACGGCGACGGCGCCAGTCCGCGGACTGGCGCCGTCGCCGTCGGGCCCCGCCGTGGGGCTCAGGCCTCGTCGACGTCCTTCGCCAGGGTGCCGAGGTACAGCTCGATCACCTTCGGGTCGTCGGCCAGCTCGCGGCCGGTGCCGGAGTACGCGTTCCGGCCCTGGTCGAGCACGTAGCCGCGGTCGCAGATCTGCAGGCAGCGGCGCGCGTTCTGCTCGACCATGATGACCGAGACGCCCGCCTTGTTGATCCTGCGCGTCCGGATGAAGGTCTCGTCCTGGCGCACCGGCGAGAGGCCCGCGGACGGCTCGTCGAGGAGCAGCACCTTCGGGTCCATCATGAGAGCGCGGGCCATGGCGACCGATTGACGCTCGCCACCCGACAGGGATCCTGCGCGCTGTTCGCGGCGGTCGGCGAGGACCGGGAACAGGTCGAAGATGACGTCGAGACGCTCCTGGAACTTCTTCGGGCGGAGGAACATGCCCATCTGCAGGTTCTCGGCGATCGTGAGCGACGGGAACACGTTGTTCGTCTGCGGTACGAAGCCGATGCCGGCCTGGACGAGCTTGTTCGCCTTGAGGTTCGTGATGTCGTCGCCGGCGAGCGTGACTCGGCCGGAGTGGATCTTCACGAGGCCGAACAGCGCCTTGAGGAGCGTCGACTTGCCGGCGCCGTTCGGGCCGATGATGCCGATGAGCTCGCCCGGGTAGCAGACCAGGTCGCAGTTGTTCAGGATGTTGACGCCCGGCAGGTATCCGGCGACCAGGTCGTCGGCCCGCATGATCGGCTCCTGGCCGGCGAACTTCTCGGTGCC is a genomic window of Frondihabitans peucedani containing:
- a CDS encoding ABC transporter ATP-binding protein; the encoded protein is MRADDLVAGYLPGVNILNNCDLVCYPGELIGIIGPNGAGKSTLLKALFGLVKIHSGRVTLAGDDITNLKANKLVQAGIGFVPQTNNVFPSLTIAENLQMGMFLRPKKFQERLDVIFDLFPVLADRREQRAGSLSGGERQSVAMARALMMDPKVLLLDEPSAGLSPVRQDETFIRTRRINKAGVSVIMVEQNARRCLQICDRGYVLDQGRNAYSGTGRELADDPKVIELYLGTLAKDVDEA
- a CDS encoding ABC transporter substrate-binding protein, producing the protein MIRSTTALKALTIAGAATLLLVGCSSTGSSNSPSSSSTPKSSSAKADPAAKCKAPSTPSTDAMKIGTMLPLTGSLAYLGPPAVAGAGLALDDINAAGGVVGKPASIASATDSGDSTDLTVSSSAAAKLKAAKVSVVLGAESSSVTLNVVDQITSSCTIEISPANTASALSGYSSYYYRTAPPDSVQGSALGQLVVGDGNAKVAFLVFNDSYGTGLRDSTQKAIEAAGGSVVYGGTGKSQEFPPGQKTFSSEVTAALAAKPDAIVILAFDETKQIVPELVSQGWDLSKTYMSDGNTADYSKDFPAKTLTGGKGTIPGAQPTSALKTRLNAWYQKNNGKALADYSYAAESYDAITLTALAAEKGKGTDAGTIQANMAAVSGADGGTKCDTFAACKKLLDAGTDIQYQGPSGIGPFNKNNDPSSAYIGIYKYDEKNVPVYQSSIQGDVK